Proteins found in one Kluyveromyces marxianus DMKU3-1042 DNA, complete genome, chromosome 2 genomic segment:
- the RFX1 gene encoding Rfx1p: MSSQQEQWVNHQNTLLQLASASAINPPMIPRPESSQSNLNLSSTASTAQLHHMLQHSLYPPHPPPPGQLTHLHSSSPVNMSNTPTSHPNANSGSSSNGGISSHPGNANIQYSQGFLPNSLPPITDPLSGGAVNRQSPQPQQQQQQHQLAQQLPQHHHQQQHHHPHHQQQQRQSVVRSMTPISVMSSNGVLSSLPNQVYHYQHIQDMQQHQQHQQHQQQQQQQQQQQQQFMLQDPNLRLKKRKAEEVTQSVQMGAKGGSKRTTQENILKLVALKNKDKPLSEYASIVRSAEIQVLNMDASTHAKSEIQTAEQHRERERQVYALIWLMNSCITDAESYVPRGRIFAQYAASCAQNQLKPLSQATLGKLIRALFPYLKTRRLGMRGQSKYHYCGLKLVTNLVAPNDLTPNTSSANDTPGTIVSNSGTASSQSNADNITIKYESEPQGSLDSQSDNSAAMKSIQTDEILGTTSNSSENSLNNLSGTISLGSHNISEQDNNVKIVTSSASDFNLYYDEGYALLPDFFAVTCESKVELPIKFPDLQKYLPLNQSIDPDIASSVNSLYQVYCNTLFENIRFMKFDDLLATLQSFSSGSISSQMYNLFISEELYEWVRQSDLLTHRALTKMLSSLIVDFDEVPDVVLNKLSDFSNDYLNTVEQSTMDLPLPMVTSKKNIAHSFALLVKRLVKVIEASKNLANVLSKQENRLSMMYGWEQHVRVSSIVNQEFSFFNYPSLEKDIQELFSIQLLELLKKNDDEFDLIQFVKSVFQTLSRRNVPARLLVLAFNSLTSAFVKEISSKSTDSFGLWWMFKTFLDEWVFWYAEAGGFLKE, translated from the coding sequence atgtcatCGCAACAAGAGCAATGGGTAAACCACCAAAATACACTGCTTCAGCTGGCTTCCGCCTCTGCCATTAATCCTCCAATGATCCCTAGACCTGAGTCATCACAATCAAATTTGAACCTTTCGTCAACTGCTTCAACAGCTCAATTGCATCACATGTTACAACACTCATTGTATCCTCCTCACCCACCTCCTCCAGGCCAGCTGACCCATTTGCACAGTAGTTCTCCGGTAAACATGAGTAATACTCCAACTTCGCACCCAAATGCAAACTCAGGCTCAAGCTCAAACGGTGGTATTAGTTCTCATCCCGGTAACGCTAATATTCAATACTCCCAGGGTTTTTTGCCGAACTCTCTTCCTCCAATTACGGACCCCCTCTCTGGTGGAGCAGTCAATCGTCAATCTCCCCAGCctcagcagcaacagcaacagcaccAGCTTGCTCAACAGCTTCCacaacatcatcatcaacaacaacaccatcatcctcatcatcaacaacaacagagACAAAGTGTTGTCAGATCAATGACGCCTATTTCGGTAATGTCTTCAAATGGCGttctctcttctcttccaaatCAAGTGTATCACTATCAGCATATTCAAGACAtgcaacaacatcaacaacatcaacaacatcaacagcagcaacagcagcaacaacagcagcagcagcagtttATGTTACAAGATCCAAACTTaagattgaagaaaaggaaggcCGAAGAAGTGACTCAATCTGTGCAGATGGGCGCTAAGGGTGGTTCAAAAAGAACCACTCAAGAAAACATTTTGAAACTGGTCGCACTTAAGAATAAGGATAAACCATTAAGCGAATATGCATCTATAGTCAGAAGTGCAGAAATACAGGTGCTTAATATGGATGCTTCTACACATGCTAAGTCAGAAATTCAAACAGCAGAACAACACAGAGAACGTGAAAGGCAAGTTTATGCGTTAATCTGGCTGATGAACAGCTGCATTACTGACGCCGAATCATATGTTCCAAGAGGAAGGATATTTGCCCAGTATGCAGCTTCATGTGctcaaaatcaattaaaGCCTCTATCGCAAGCCACTCTAGGTAAATTAATTCGGGCCTTGTTCCCATACCTCAAGACTAGAAGGCTTGGTATGAGAGGTCaatcaaaatatcattattgTGGATTAAAACTGGTAACAAACCTCGTTGCCCCAAATGATCTAACACCAAATACTTCTTCTGCAAATGACACTCCTGGCACCATTGTATCTAATAGTGGAACAGCTTCTAGTCAGTCGAATGCTGATAATATTACCATTAAATATGAAAGCGAACCTCAAGGCTCTCTAGATTCTCAATCAGATAACAGCGCTGCAATGAAAAGTATACAAACGGACGAGATTTTGGGAACAACTTCGAACTCTTCTGAGAATTCACTCAATAATCTTTCCGGTACCATTTCTTTGGGTTCGCATAACATTAGCGAACAGGATAATAATGTCAAGATTGTCACCTCCTCGGCTTCGGATTTTAACTTATACTACGATGAGGGATATGCTCTGTTACCGGATTTCTTTGCTGTTACCTGTGAGTCCAAAGTAGAGTTACCAATTAAATTCCCTGATCTACAAAAATATTTACCTCTCAACCAAAGCATTGATCCAGATATCGCATCAAGTGTGAATTCGCTATATCAAGTTTATTGTAACACTCTCTTTGAGAACATTCGTTTTATGAAATTTGACGATTTATTAGCCACTCTACAATCTTTTTCATCGGGATCAATATCCTCGCAAATGTACAATCTATTCATTTCTGAAGAACTTTATGAATGGGTTCGTCAATCAGACCTCTTGACCCACAGGGCATTGACTAAAATGCTTTCGAGTTTAATTGTTGACTTTGACGAAGTACCTGATGTGGTTTTGAACAAGTTGTCTGATTTCTCAAATGATTACTTGAATACAGTTGAGCAATCCACAATGGATCTCCCACTGCCTATGGTTACctcaaaaaagaatattgcACATTCATTCGCGCTTTTGGTTAAAAGGCTTGTTAAAGTGATAGAAGCAAGCAAAAACCTAGCCAATGTTTTGAgcaaacaagaaaatagACTTTCGATGATGTATGGTTGGGAACAGCATGTTAGAGTATCATCCATAGTCAATCAAGaattttcctttttcaaCTATCCATCTTTAGAAAAGGATATACAAGAGTTGTTCTCCATACAGCTTTTGGAACTGCTAAAGAAAAACGATGATGAATTCGACTTGATACAGTTTGTTAAATCAGTGTTCCAAACTTTATCTCGCAGAAATGTACCGGCAAGGCTTTTAGTGTTAGCTTTTAACTCTCTTACATCAGCTTTTGTCAAAGAAATCTCTTCGAAATCTACCGACAGTTTCGGATTATGGTGGATGTTCAAGACCTTCCTTGACGAATGGGTATTCTGGTATGCGGAAGCCGGTGGATTTTTGAAGGAATGA
- a CDS encoding chromosome segregation ATPase (COG1196, smc), which translates to MQPLKTLENEVQKLNQSKDCMIEQNDDDKLLSFRPFCPTTADISDKDGWLKRKIRSAGSTLSKLRGSSNKSECSKKNSEVESPSLINTSDMAFEQGSKSAESKEAIKIISYSSVRSDSSIPSLRTSVNDDSVTESKGLSTHVLTTRKVTSKNLKGIVNIESPPKKNTETPELQSVTSKSSDEFLNKLSVIERLLAKDKDYKSYVETCSSVAHKLSNSVEFSYEGVAQECQFNPDTFNIHEPSCLEKIRISNSKENTTRVPIIHDKSFRSKKEEKEKKVEFAPSKENDLQEYDSNMPPSATERGKINNVSGRKNGILINAKNRGTAEQAIDKSWEEISKLGPIPFTDCDIKEKVVALFELMGAPEEFKQCNDLRLSLACLHPCLSKLLNFFWSIINNGLEENKWIKETAKQLEKQNLIDAGIYEMKNREFHNLASIHVSNLNELERTVENLKIEIAQQQSHNDKTFEEVNNAMVGMTGVLKNFFSQDFYQEWKDDTKYRIDSLMVYLNAICDYFCTIQQNMALDLESCAEKDALRDQLDFYADNCRILERENESLRAVAHAYHCLQDVITKKNVIINSLKSDNYLLNKEVEKKTRELELSLVKHENEIAKLASISLNERRRVLDIWEKSDYEQALMANEEEILELKNRIDILDSIIHNKDAKRKNSTNRLNFLETKVATLSKENTILAAKYEKTIEQKRDALRAFDLEFKKRLEAMRSELEKKTDIYNDEIKKYKRQYENTLNNALKVTLKAESIFQALSNNKNISSNKALRYFTKKRAMFKSVKETILSNTSIDSHCDSEESKYKSASNHRPIGYPALDSNKNIENEDVEYFSLRRKDFNDSLIELREVNVNNRLYKGKSNAKQIIKKLREWKKCQEQSKNSPNSMEFSLELPHTTERPTDSTYATCSAT; encoded by the coding sequence GCAACCTCTTAAAACTttagaaaatgaagttcAGAAATTAAATCAATCAAAAGATTGTATGattgaacaaaatgatgatgacaaACTATTATCCTTTCGTCCATTTTGTCCTACAACAGCAGATATTTCAGATAAGGATGGATGGTTGAAACGGAAAATTAGATCTGCAGGTTCAACTCTATCAAAACTTCGAGGTAGTAGCAATAAGTCGGAATGTTCGAAGAAAAATTCAGAGGTAGAATCCCCATCTCTAATAAATACATCAGATATGGCTTTTGAACAAGGCTCTAAATCTGCAGAGAGTAAAGAAGCTATTAAAATTATCTCTTATTCTTCAGTTAGATCAGATTCCAGTATCCCATCTTTGCGCACCTCTGTGAACGATGACAGTGTAACAGAGTCTAAGGGATTGAGCACACATGTTCTGACAACCAGGAAAGTGACATCTAAAAACCTGAAAGGTATAGTGAATATAGAATCACCgccaaaaaagaataccGAAACTCCTGAATTACAATCAGTCacttcaaaatcttcagATGAATTCTTGAATAAACTTTCAGTGATTGAAAGGCTTCTAGCTAAGGATAAAGACTATAAAAGCTACGTAGAGACATGCTCTAGTGTAGCACACAAACTTTCCAATTCAGTAGAGTTTAGCTATGAAGGTGTTGCCCAAGAATGTCAGTTTAACCCCGATACATTCAATATCCATGAACCAAGCTGTCTAGAAAAGATAAGGATATCAAATAGTAAGGAGAACACAACTCGAGTACCGATCATACATGATAAATCATTTAGATCAAAAAAGGAGgaaaaggagaagaaggttgaGTTTGCTCCATCAAAAGAGAATGATTTACAGGAATATGATTCTAATATGCCCCCATCTGCAACAGAGAGAggaaaaataaacaatgtctctggaagaaaaaatgggaTATTGATTAATGCCAAAAACAGAGGTACTGCCGAGCAAGCTATAGATAAATCTTGGGAGGAAATTTCAAAGCTTGGTCCTATACCGTTTACAGACTGtgatattaaagaaaaagtaGTGGCTCTATTTGAGTTAATGGGCGCTccagaagaattcaagcAGTGTAACGATTTACGTTTATCCCTAGCGTGTTTGCATCCATGCTTATCCAAACTCCttaacttcttctggagTATTATCAATAATGGattagaagaaaataaGTGGATAAAGGAGACGGCCAAACAGTTAGAAAAGCAGAACTTGATTGATGCAGGAATttatgaaatgaaaaacaGAGAGTTTCATAATTTGGCTTCGATTCATGTCAGTAACCTAAACGAACTAGAGCGCACAGTAGAAAATTTAAAAATCGAAATAGCCCAACAACAATCTCACAACGACAAGACTTTTGAGGAGGTAAATAATGCGATGGTTGGCATGACAGGTGTTTTAAAAAACTTTTTTAGTCAAGATTTCTATCAAGAATGGAAGGATGACACAAAGTATCGAattgattctttgatgGTGTACTTAAATGCTATCTGTGATTATTTTTGTActattcaacaaaatatggCCCTGGATTTAGAAAGTTGTGCGGAGAAGGATGCTCTTAGAGATCAATTGGATTTTTATGCCGACAATTGCAGGATacttgaaagagaaaatgaGTCGTTAAGAGCTGTTGCTCATGCTTACCACTGCCTGCAGGACGttataacaaaaaaaaacgttATAATTAACTCTTTAAAATCAGATAACTATCTGTTAAACAAAGaggttgaaaagaaaactagAGAATTGGAGTTGTCATTAGTAAAGCATGAAAATGAGATTGCTAAATTGGCTTCTATCTCACTCAATGAAAGACGTAGAGTATTGGATATCTGGGAAAAATCAGATTACGAACAAGCTTTAATGGcgaatgaagaagaaatattagaattgaaaaacCGTATTGATATATTAGACTCAATAATTCATAATAAGGATGCCAAGCGAAAAAATTCTACTAATAGACTCAACTTCCTTGAGACAAAAGTAGCTACATTgagcaaagaaaacactATTTTAGCTGCCAAGTACGAAAAAACCATTGAGCAGAAGAGGGACGCTCTGAGAGCTTTCGATTTGGAGTTTAAGAAACGTTTGGAAGCTATGCGAAGCGagttggagaagaagacggACATCTACAACGATGAGAtaaaaaagtataaaaGACAGTATGAAAATACGTTGAATAACGCGTTAAAAGTTACATTGAAAGCAGAATCTATATTTCAAGCCTTGTCTAATAATAAGAATATATCCTCCAACAAGGCCCTTAGGTATtttacaaagaaaagagcaATGTTTAAAAGTGTCAAAGAGACAATATTGTCGAACACATCTATCGATTCTCATTGTGATTCTGAAGAATCCAAATACAAATCTGCATCAAATCACAGACCAATTGGATATCCCGCTCTAGACagtaataaaaatatagaAAATGAGGATGTTGAATACTTCTCACTTCGTAGGAAAGATTTCAACGACTCCTTGATTGAACTTAGGGAAGTTAATGTCAATAATCGACTTTACAAAGGCAAAAGTAATGCTAAACAGATAATCAAGAAACTTCGTGAGTGGAAGAAGTGTCAGGAACAATCTAAAAACTCACCAAACTCGATGGAATTTTCGTTGGAGCTACCACATACTACTGAAAGGCCGACAGATTCCACTTATGCAACCTGCTCAGCAACGTAG
- the RLP7 gene encoding Rlp7p has product MSQAQAQPLNSNPEILLRKRRNADRTRLEKQELAKKKKEQEEKRKRSKKNRFVRAESIVATSLATEREKTRIRRIRDLENKKTIKDLSHVPSDRNFILRITERTKDSANGEDELVDVDEDDEEDDGLLREKIVYNGEPTLLFVIRVKGPTAVKIPAKAFKVLTLLRLVELNTGVFIKLTKDVYPLLKLVSPYIVIGQPSPASIRSLIQKRSRIMWQRPEDKEPKEIILNDNNIVEEKLGSEGIICIEDIIHEISTLGESFAKCTFFLLPFKLNREVSGFSAISRLNKLKSREQDKKTRQISNAATAPVIQVDIDAMISKLN; this is encoded by the coding sequence ATGTcccaagctcaagctcaacCTCTAAACTCGAACCCAGAGATTCTtttgagaaagagaagaaatgcTGACCGTACCAGACTAGAAAAGCAGGAGTTggctaagaagaagaaggaacaagaagagaagcgCAAGCGcagcaagaagaacagaTTTGTCAGAGCGGAGTCTATAGTTGCCACTTCTTTGGCTAccgaaagagaaaagactagaatcagaagaatcagagatttggaaaacaagaagaccaTCAAGGACCTGTCCCATGTGCCCTCAGACAGAAACTTCATCTTGCGCATCACAGAGAGGACAAAGGACTCTGCAAATGGCGAGGATGAACTTGTTGATGTGGATGAAGAcgacgaagaagacgaCGGTTTGTTGAGAGAAAAGATCGTGTATAACGGCGAACCAACATTGTTGTTTGTGATTAGAGTGAAGGGACCTACTGCAGTTAAGATTCCAGCCAAGGCATTCAAGGTTCTAACATTATTGAGACTTGTCGAGCTAAATACCGGTGTGTTCATAAAGTTGACGAAAGACGTGTATCCATTGTTGAAACTTGTGTCCCCTTACATTGTTATTGGTCAACCATCCCCAGCATCAATCCGTTCTTTGATCCAAAAGAGATCCAGAATAATGTGGCAGAGACCAGAAGACAAGGAACCAAAGGAAATTATTCTTAACGATAACAATATTGTCGAAGAAAAATTGGGAAGCGAAGGTATTATCTGTATCGAAGATATCATTCACGAAATTTCAACCTTAGGCGAAAGTTTCGCTAAATGCACCTTCTTCCTATTGCCATTCAAGTTGAACAGAGAGGTATCCGGTTTCAGTGCCATTTCCCGtttgaacaagttgaagtCCCGTGAACAGGACAAAAAGACTCGTCAAATCTCGAACGCAGCCACTGCTCCAGTTATTCAAGTCGACATCGATGCCATGATCTCAAAGTTGAACTGA
- the LST8 gene encoding TOR complex subunit LST8, with protein sequence MSVILASAGYDHTIRFWEALTGVCSRTIQHADSQVNRLEITSDKKYLAAAGHLHVRLYDIRSNNPNPVSSFEGHKGNVTSIAFQQENRWMVSSSEDGTIKVWDVRSPSVQRNYKHNAPVNEVAIHPNQGELISCDQDGNIRIWDLGENQCTNQLTPEDNTPLQSLSVASDGSMLVAGNNKGNCYVWRMPHHTDASTLEPVTKFKSHTKYITRVLLSADVKHLATCSADHTARVWNIEDNYQLETTLDGHQRWVWDCTFSADSAYLVTACSDHYVRLWDLSTSEIVRQYGGHHKGAVCVALNDV encoded by the coding sequence ATGTCTGTTATTCTTGCTAGTGCAGGATATGACCACACGATTAGGTTCTGGGAGGCTTTGACCGGGGTTTGCTCGCGCACAATTCAGCATGCGGACTCACAAGTGAATCGATTGGAGATCACTTCCGATAAGAAGTATCTGGCTGCAGCTGGACACTTGCATGTGCGACTATACGATATTAGATCGAATAATCCAAATCCAGTTTCGTCGTTCGAGGGTCACAAGGGTAACGTGACTTCGATTGCGTTTCAACAGGAGAATCGATGGATGGTATCATCGAGCGAGGACGGGACCATCAAGGTGTGGGACGTGCGGTCACCTTCTGTGCAGAGGAATTACAAGCATAACGCTCCTGTGAACGAGGTGGCGATTCATCCTAATCAGGGGGAGCTGATTTCGTGCGACCAGGACGGGAATATCAGGATCTGGGACCTTGGGGAGAATCAGTGCACAAATCAGCTGACCCCCGAGGACAATACCCCATTGCAGTCGTTGTCTGTTGCGAGCGACGGATCGATGTTGGTTGCAGGGAATAACAAGGGGAATTGTTATGTGTGGCGTATGCCACATCATACGGATGCATCTACTTTAGAACCGGTGACGAAGTTCAAATCGCACACCAAGTATATTACAAGAGTGCTTCTTTCAGCGGACGTGAAACATTTAGCCACATGTTCTGCGGATCACACAGCAAGGGTGTGGAATATAGAGGATAACTACCAGTTAGAAACCACTTTGGATGGACATCAAAGATGGGTCTGGGACTGTACGTTTTCCGCTGACAGTGCCTACTTGGTCACTGCTTGTTCCGACCACTATGTACGGTTGTGGGACCTTTCCACCAGCGAGATTGTAAGGCAATATGGAGGGCATCACAAGGGCGCCGTTTGCGTTGCGTTAAATGATGTTTGA
- the LEU2 gene encoding 3-isopropylmalate dehydrogenase — protein MSKNIVVLPGDHVGTEITNEAIKVLNAISEARPSIKFNFEHHLIGGAAIDATGVPLPDEALEASKKADAVLLGAVGGPKWGTGSVRPEQGLLKIRKELGLYANLRPCNFASDSLLDLSPLKPEYAKGTDFVVVRELVGGIYFGERKEDEGDGVAWDSEKYSVPEVQRITRMAAFLALQHNPPLPIWSLDKANVLASSRLWRKTVEETIKNEFPQLTVQHQLIDSAAMILVKSPTKLNGIVITNNMFGDIISDEASVIPGSLGLLPSASLASLPDTNKAFGLYEPCHGSAPDLPANKVNPIATILSAAMMLKLSLDLVEEGRAVEEAVRKVLDSGIRTGDLGGSNSTTEVGDAVAKAVKEILA, from the coding sequence ATGTCAAAGAATATCGTTGTCTTACCAGGTGATCATGTCGGTACTGAAATTACCAATGAAGCGATCAAAGTTTTGAACGCTATTTCAGAAGCACGCCCTTCTATCAAGTTTAATTTTGAACATCATTTGATTGGTGGTGCTGCAATTGATGCTACTGGTGTGCCATTGCCAGACGAAGCTTTGGAAGCTTCCAAGAAAGCTGATGCAGTATTATTGGGTGCAGTTGGTGGTCCAAAGTGGGGTACAGGTTCCGTTAGACCTGAACAAGGTTTATTGAAGATCAGAAAGGAATTGGGATTATACGCTAACTTGAGGCCTTGTAATTTTGCTTCAGACTCTTTGCTTGATCTATCTCCATTGAAACCTGAGTACGCCAAGGGAACTGACTTTGTTGTCGTTAGAGAATTGGTGGGTGGTATCTACTTTGGTGAGAGGAAGGAAGATGAAGGTGATGGTGTTGCTTGGGATTCTGAAAAGTACAGTGTACCAGaagttcaaagaatcaCCAGAATGGCTGCATTTTTAGCTTTACAACACAACCCACCTTTACCAATCTGGTCATTGGATAAAGCAAATGTCTTGGCATCATCTAGATTGTGGAGAAAAACAGTAGAAGAAACCATCAAGAATGAGTTCCCTCAATTGACCGTCCAACATCAATTGATCGATTCCGCTGCTATGATCCTCGTCAAGTCTCCAACCAAGTTAAATGGTATAGTTATTACGAATAACATGTTTGGTGATATCATTTCTGATGAAGCTTCCGTCATTCCAGGTTCATTGGGCTTACTACCATCCGCTTCTTTGGCCTCGCTACCAGACACCAACAAAGCATTCGGTTTGTACGAACCATGTCACGGTTCTGCACCCGACTTACCAGCAAATAAGGTCAACCCAATTGCAACAATTCTATCTGCAGCTATGATGTTAAAACTTTCCCTAGATCTAGTGGAAGAAGGTAGAGCCGTTGAAGAAGCCGTTAGaaaagttttggattctGGAATCAGAACTGGCGATCTAGGCGGTTCCAACTCTACCACGGAGGTTGGTGACGCTGTTGCAAAGGCTGTAAAGGAGATTTTGGCATAA
- the CBF5 gene encoding pseudouridine synthase CBF5 codes for MSDEFIIKPENVSPTSNTSEWPLLLKDYDKLLVRSGHYTPIPAGASPLKRDLKSYISSGVINLDKPSNPSSHEVVAWIKRILRCEKTGHSGTLDPKVTGCLIVCIDRATRLVKSQQGAGKEYVCIVRLHDALKDDKELGRALENLTGALFQRPPLISAVKRQLRVRTIYDSKMIEFDNKRNLGVFWASCEAGTYMRTLCVHLGMLLGVGGHMQELRRVRSGALSENDNLVTLHDVMDAQWVYDNTRDESYLRKIIQPLETLLVGYKRIVVKDSAVNAVCYGAKLMIPGLLRYEEGIELYDEVVLITTKGEAIAVAIAQMSTVDLATCDHGVVAKVKRCIMERDLYPRRWGLGPIAQKKKQMKADGKLDKYGRTNENTPEEWKKSYVSLENAEAPAPAPKSEDKPLIKEVEKKEAKEEAKEEPKTESKVEVEEKKEKKEKKEKKEKKDKKEKKEKKEKKEKKRKADDDESSEKKKKSKK; via the coding sequence ATGTCTGACGAATTTATCATCAAGCCGGAGAATGTATCTCCAACTAGTAATACTAGCGAATGGcctttgttgttgaaggattACGACAAGTTGTTGGTTAGAAGCGGTCATTACACTCCTATCCCAGCTGGTGCATCTCCTTTGAAGAGAGACTTGAAGTCCTACATCAGTTCTGGTGTGATTAACTTAGATAAGCCATCTAACCCATCTTCCCACGAAGTTGTTGCTTGGATCAAGCGTATTTTGCGTTGTGAAAAAACTGGTCACTCGGGTACTTTGGATCCTAAGGTTACTGGTTGTTTGATTGTTTGTATCGACAGAGCTACCAGATTAGTCAAATCTCAACAAGGTGCTGGTAAGGAGTATGTGTGTATTGTTAGATTACATGATGCTTTGAAGGATGACAAGGAACTTGGTAGAGCGCTAGAAAATTTGACTGGTGCTTTGTTCCAAAGACCTCCATTAATCTCTGCTGTTAAGCGTCAATTGCGTGTCCGTACCATCTATGATTCCAAGATGATTGAATTTGACAACAAGAGAAACTTGGGTGTTTTCTGGGCATCCTGTGAAGCTGGTACCTATATGAGAACCTTGTGTGTCCACTTGGGTATGCTTTTGGGTGTTGGTGGTCACATGCAAGAATTGCGTCGTGTTAGATCTGGTGCTCTATCTGAAAACGATAACCTAGTCACTTTGCATGATGTTATGGATGCTCAATGGGTATACGACAACACAAGAGATGAATCCTACTTGAGAAAAATCATCCAACCACTAGAAACTCTATTAGTTGGCTACAAGAGAATTGTTGTTAAGGACTCTGCCGTTAACGCTGTCTGTTACGGTGCTAAACTAATGATTCCAGGTCTACTACGTTACGAAGAAGGTATCGAATTGTATGATGAAGTTGTATTGATCACTACTAAGGGTGAAGCCATTGCTGTTGCCATTGCACAGATGTCCACTGTTGATTTAGCTACTTGTGATCACGGTGTTGTTGCCAAGGTTAAGAGATGTATCATGGAAAGAGATCTATATCCAAGAAGATGGGGTCTAGGTCCAATCGcccaaaagaagaagcaaatgAAGGCTGATGGTAAACTAGATAAATATGGTCGTACCAACGAAAATACCCCAGAAGAATGGAAGAAGAGCTACGTCTCCCTTGAGAATGCCGAAGCcccagctccagctccaaaGTCCGAAGATAAACCATTGATCAAGGAAgtagagaagaaggaagcaAAGGAGGAAGCAaaggaagaaccaaagaCTGAGTCCAAGGTAGAAGTcgaagagaagaaggaaaagaaagaaaagaaggaaaagaaggaaaagaaggacaagaaggagaagaaagaaaagaaggaaaagaaggaaaagaagagaaaagcGGACGATGACGAATCTtctgaaaagaagaagaagtcaaagaaataa
- the SIS1 gene encoding type II HSP40 co-chaperone SIS1: MVKETKLYDLLGVSPSAGEAEIKKGYRKAALKYHPDKPTGDTEKFKEISEAFEILSDPQKREVYDTYGLEAARGNGPQFAGAGGPGGGAGFGPGGGFSSGGHAFSQDDAFNIFSQFFGGGGGASPFGFSASGGSGDDFGFGGSSFHSSSGGMPGGMPGGMPGGMPGGMPGGFGGRQQAKPEEETVQVNLPVSLEDLFSGKKKSFKITRKGAGGVSEKKQIDIQLKPGWKAGTKITFKGEGDYNPRTGGRQTMQFVLQEKPHEFFTREDNNLVYTLPLSFKESLLGFSKQVKTIDGRTIPITRSQPIQPTQTSTYPGQGMPLPKNPSQRGDLIIKFKIDYPTSLTPQQRQAIMENF, encoded by the coding sequence ATGGTTAAAGAGACTAAGTTATACGATTTGTTAGGAGTTTCGCCTAGTGCAGGTGAGGCAGAAATTAAGAAAGGGTACAGAAAGGCAGCTTTGAAGTACCATCCAGATAAGCCAACTGGTGATACTGAGAAGTTCAAAGAGATTTCTGAGGCATTTGAGATTCTTTCTGATCCTCAAAAGAGAGAAGTTTACGATACATATGGTTTAGAGGCTGCTAGGGGCAATGGTCCTCAATTTGCAGGTGCTGGTGGTCCAGGAGGCGGTGCTGGGTTTGGTCCCGGTGGtggattttcttctggtgGACATGCGTTCTCGCAAGATGACGCATTCAACATCTTTTCTCAATTCTTTGGCGGTGGAGGCGGAGCCTCTCCATTCGGGTTTTCTGCTAGCGGCGGGTCCGGTGATGACTTTGGTTTTGGAGGTAGTAGCTTCCATTCTTCATCTGGTGGGATGCCTGGAGGTATGCCAGGTGGGATGCCGGGCGGAATGCCGGGCGGAATGCCTGGTGGATTCGGTGGCAGACAGCAAGCCAagccagaagaagaaacagtCCAGGTTAATTTGCCTGTGTCGCTAGAAGACTTGTTCAGtggtaagaagaagtccTTCAAAATTACAAGAAAGGGAGCCGGTGGTGTCTcggaaaagaaacaaattgatATCCAGTTGAAGCCAGGTTGGAAGGCAGGCACTAAGATCACCTTCAAGGGTGAAGGTGACTATAATCCAAGAACTGGTGGTAGACAAACTATGCAATTCGTGCTACAAGAAAAACCACATGAATTCTTCACCAGAGAAGACAACAACTTGGTTTATACCCTACCATTGAGTTTCAAAGAATCTCTATTGGGCTTTTCCAAGCAGGTTAAGACAATCGATGGAAGGACAATTCCAATCACAAGATCTCAACCAATACAGCCAACTCAGACTTCAACCTACCCTGGCCAAGGTATGCCTCTGCCTAAGAACCCATCCCAAAGAGGTGATTTGATCATTAAGTTCAAGATCGACTACCCAACTTCCTTGACTCCTCAACAGAGACAAGCTATCATGGAAAACTTCTGA